One genomic region from Streptomyces sp. NBC_01431 encodes:
- a CDS encoding LysR family transcriptional regulator yields the protein MQLRQLNTFRTVAETLNITRAAERLNYAQSSVTEQIQSLEADLGVAVFDRSGRRLRLTPAGNRLVGYAERMLQLAEEARAAVAGMEDPVGELAIGAPETLCVYRLPALLTRFRETHPNVRVLLRPGNRSQSRAGVREGTLDLCFTFGPPPTEPEFESMALTPEAVVVVAPPGHPLTRMKEVSTAQLAGADFLVTEPGCSYRRMYDETLGTVHGPRPTVVAEVTSIGALRSCVAEGMGCALLPQIAVAADLARGALEAVPWTDARRETQVHVSWHAQGNPSPGLRPFLDTARELLGSPAM from the coding sequence ATGCAGCTCCGTCAGCTGAACACGTTCCGCACCGTTGCCGAAACACTCAACATCACGCGGGCAGCAGAGCGACTGAATTATGCGCAGTCCAGTGTCACCGAACAGATCCAGTCGCTCGAAGCGGATCTGGGGGTGGCGGTGTTCGATCGTTCCGGCCGCCGTCTTCGGCTCACCCCCGCAGGCAACCGCCTGGTCGGATACGCCGAGCGGATGCTCCAGCTCGCCGAGGAAGCGAGGGCGGCGGTCGCGGGCATGGAGGACCCGGTCGGCGAACTCGCCATCGGGGCGCCGGAGACGCTCTGCGTGTACCGGCTGCCGGCACTGCTGACCCGGTTCCGCGAGACCCATCCGAACGTCCGGGTCCTGCTGCGGCCGGGCAACCGGTCGCAGTCGCGCGCCGGGGTGCGCGAAGGAACCCTGGACCTCTGCTTCACGTTCGGACCGCCTCCCACGGAGCCGGAGTTCGAGAGCATGGCGCTGACCCCCGAGGCCGTCGTGGTGGTGGCGCCGCCCGGACACCCGCTGACCCGGATGAAGGAAGTGAGCACGGCCCAACTGGCGGGCGCGGACTTCCTGGTGACGGAGCCGGGCTGCAGCTACCGCCGGATGTACGACGAAACGCTGGGCACCGTCCATGGGCCCCGGCCGACCGTGGTCGCCGAGGTGACCAGCATCGGCGCGCTGCGCAGTTGCGTCGCCGAGGGGATGGGGTGCGCGCTGCTTCCGCAGATCGCGGTGGCGGCGGACCTGGCACGCGGCGCGCTGGAGGCCGTCCCGTGGACCGACGCCCGCCGCGAGACCCAGGTGCACGTCTCCTGGCATGCGCAGGGCAACCCGTCACCCGGCCTGCGCCCATTCCTGGACACCGCGCGCGAACTCCTCGGAAGCCCGGCGATGTAG